Proteins from a single region of Xenopus laevis strain J_2021 chromosome 9_10S, Xenopus_laevis_v10.1, whole genome shotgun sequence:
- the ccdc28a.S gene encoding coiled-coil domain-containing protein 28A translates to MDERKIKKRSPKSSTSHPPPLVNSKKNSVPLSKSTGFANAVEQPTGQKPKLKRVLKEKSKSQGESKGASSAPIQHSFLTDVSDVQEMEKGLLSLLNDFHSGKLQAFGNNCSIEQMEHVRGMQEKLARLHLELYGELEELPEDKRKIASDSNLDRLLSDLEELNLSIQKLHLADAQDIPKPPAN, encoded by the coding sequence ATGGATGAGCGGAAGATTAAAAAGAGGAGCCCCAAGTCCTCCACCAGTCACCCTCCCCCTCTAGTGAATTCCAAGAAAAACTCTGTGCCACTTAGCAAAAGCACTGGATTTGCGAATGCGGTGGAACAGCCAACTGGACAAAAaccaaagctgaaaagagtcctTAAGGAGAAGTCGAAATCTCAAGGAGAGAGTAAAGGTgcttcttctgctccaattcagCACTCCTTTCTTACGGATGTGTCTGATGTTCAGGAAATGGAGAAGGGTCTCTTGAGTCTGCTCAATGACTTTCACTCTGGCAAACTGCAAGCATTTGGAAACAACTGTTCAATCGAACAAATGGAACATGTCCGAGGGATGCAGGAAAAGCTTGCACGCCTGCACTTGGAGTTATATGGTGAGCTGGAGGAACTTCCAGAAGACAAGCGCAAAATTGCAAGTGATTCCAATCTTGATCGACTACTTTCTGATTTGGAAGAGCTGAATTTGTCTATACAAAAGTTACATCTCGCAGATGCTCAGGACATCCCAAAACCCCCAGCCAACTGA